The Chroicocephalus ridibundus chromosome 3, bChrRid1.1, whole genome shotgun sequence genome has a segment encoding these proteins:
- the LOC134513758 gene encoding serine/arginine repetitive matrix protein 1-like has translation MKKTTPIPTFSTLATQTSQFLPKTPHFTCIREHWRWMSSHTLLSLLFFTRLEERLLHPEVPDCSKKLQLIYGNQSTENTRGSVTAFLTLPDNTRSSGSRPLPSPHPTARTERPPPPPAQKHPLAGQGAPTAAGVAGCRGRREPPAAGITPVLLLRHPAEEARSPPTAMCAPQGGQSPLHKGMRVRGPATRRPTGERGHPCNPPPPRRRYPHLPAPPGRLTLSLQPLPARGGAAGGRCAAAPRAIPRSGGRAPQPPPPPPPQAWSPPPRRRRQPRSLECARQAPLPGFSPAEEEEEEEVAEEGGVRAGAINRRAAATARFEAAAAHSGAPWRRREAPPGPACAGIPGFPAWKRLD, from the coding sequence ATGAAAAAAACGACTCCTATTCCTACTTTTTCCACCCTTGCAACCCAAACAAGCCAGtttctccccaaaaccccacacttCACTTGTATCCGAGAACACTGGCGGTGGATGTCAAGCCACACACtcctttctttattatttttcaccCGCCTTGAAGAGAGGCTCTTGCACCCCGAGGTACCGGACTGTTCCAAGAAGCTTCAGCTTATTTATGGAAATCAGAGCACAGAAAACACGCGGGGCTCAGTCACCGCTTTCCTTACGTTGCCCGACAACACCCGCAGCTCCGGCAGccgcccccttccttccccccaccccacagcccgtACCGAGCGaccaccgccccccccggcaCAGAAACACCCCCTCGCCGGCCAAGGGGCGCCCACCGCAGCGGGTGTCGCTGGGTGCCGGGGCAGACGAGAGCCACCGGCAGCGGGAATAACGCCGGTCCTGCTCTTACGGCACCCCGCGGAGGAGGCCCGCAGCCCGCCGACGGCCATGTGCGCCCCACAGGGCGGGCAGAGCCCTTTACATAAGGGGATGCGGGTGCGCGGCCCCGCCACCCGCCGCCCCACCGGGGAGCGGGGACACCCCTgtaacccccccccgccccggcggagGTACCCCCACCTCCCGGCTCCCCCAGGACGCCTCACCCTGTCGCTCCAGCCTctgccggcgcggggcggggcggccggcggaaGGTGCGCGGCGGCGCCCCGCGCTATCCCGCGGAGCGGCGGCAGGGCACCacaaccgccgccgccgccgccgccccaggcaTGGTCTCCACCCCCCCGGCGGCGCCGTCAGCCGCGGAGCCTGGAGTGTGCGCGGCAGGCGCCGCTCCCGGGCTTTTCtccggcggaggaggaggaggaggaggaggtggcggagGAGGGTGGGGTGAGGGCGGGCGCCATTaaccgccgcgccgccgccaccgcccgctTTGAAGCGGCCGCCGCGCAcagcggcgccccctggcggcgtcGGGAGGCGCCTCCCGGCCCGGCGTGCGCGGGGATCCCGGGATTTCCCGCCTGGAAGCGGCTGGATTGA